One Akkermansiaceae bacterium genomic region harbors:
- the rplB gene encoding 50S ribosomal protein L2, with amino-acid sequence MPLKKFKPVTPSNRYKEWPSYEEITKTSPEKSLTRPLKKSGGRNNQGRITCRHKGGGHKRKYRLVDFKRTKVDVPATVESIEYDPNRTCRIALLNYQDGVKSYILAPVGLAVGDTVISSETAAPKVGNAMKLKNVPLGTAIHNIEMTPGTGGKIARSAGQQAILSNREDGGFALVKMPSGEIRKFNQDCYCTIGQVGNRDHMNEVSGKAGRSRWKGIRPTVRGMCMNPVDHPNGGGEGKSKSGGGRQHLTSPWGHTKGQKTRKKYKPSNKFIVSGRKKK; translated from the coding sequence ATGCCTCTTAAAAAATTCAAACCTGTAACTCCTTCCAACCGCTACAAAGAGTGGCCAAGCTACGAGGAGATTACCAAGACATCCCCTGAAAAAAGCCTCACCCGCCCACTTAAAAAGAGCGGTGGACGTAACAACCAGGGCCGGATCACCTGCCGCCATAAAGGTGGTGGCCACAAGCGCAAGTATCGTCTTGTCGACTTCAAACGCACCAAGGTGGACGTGCCGGCCACTGTCGAAAGTATCGAATACGATCCTAACCGCACCTGCCGCATTGCACTGCTCAATTATCAGGACGGTGTAAAAAGCTACATCCTCGCCCCAGTTGGCCTGGCTGTCGGAGATACCGTGATTTCAAGCGAAACCGCCGCTCCCAAAGTCGGTAACGCCATGAAACTCAAGAACGTTCCCCTTGGAACGGCCATCCACAATATCGAGATGACTCCAGGCACAGGCGGTAAGATCGCCCGTTCCGCAGGTCAGCAAGCCATTCTCTCCAACCGTGAGGACGGTGGCTTCGCCCTGGTCAAGATGCCTTCCGGTGAAATCCGCAAGTTTAACCAGGACTGTTACTGCACCATCGGCCAGGTCGGCAACCGCGACCACATGAACGAGGTCTCCGGAAAAGCAGGCCGCAGCCGCTGGAAGGGCATCCGCCCGACAGTGCGCGGAATGTGTATGAACCCGGTTGACCACCCCAACGGCGGTGGTGAGGGTAAGTCCAAGTCAGGTGGTGGTCGTCAGCACCTCACTTCCCCATGGGGCCACACCAAGGGTCAGAAAACCCGTAAGAAATACAAGCCGAGCAACAAGTTCATCGTTTCCGGTCGCAAGAAGAAGTAA
- the rplW gene encoding 50S ribosomal protein L23, protein MKDIYQVIDTVLISEKATLLQEENNEYVFKVDRNANKLDVKRAIEQLFGKKVATVRTLNCQGKKKRNRRADAGRTAHWKKAIVRLKDGENLDLV, encoded by the coding sequence ATGAAAGACATCTACCAAGTCATCGACACCGTTCTCATCAGTGAGAAAGCCACCCTCCTTCAGGAGGAGAACAACGAATACGTGTTCAAGGTTGATCGCAATGCGAACAAACTCGACGTCAAGCGTGCCATCGAACAACTCTTCGGCAAGAAAGTTGCCACCGTGCGCACCTTGAACTGCCAGGGCAAGAAGAAGCGCAACCGCCGCGCTGACGCTGGCCGCACCGCACACTGGAAAAAAGCCATTGTCCGTCTCAAGGACGGCGAGAACCTCGATCTCGTCTAA
- the rplD gene encoding 50S ribosomal protein L4 — MMSKTLSIADAKAANIQVIEGHKGDQAVHDLITAYRANRRSGTACTKTRGEVKGSNKKLWKQKGTGRARAGTTKNPVWRGGGIVFGPRPRSYAKTVNKGTRKLALRKVLGDMISAECVISVPSFSVEDGKTKSFVAAVKALTEARNVLVVAESFDDKTYLAGRNVQNVLLITASEMNIEQLLRADTVILVEDAYETLARRTA, encoded by the coding sequence ATCATGTCTAAAACACTCTCAATCGCAGACGCGAAAGCAGCTAACATCCAGGTGATCGAAGGTCACAAAGGTGACCAGGCTGTTCACGATCTCATCACGGCTTACCGTGCCAACCGCCGTAGCGGAACCGCTTGCACAAAGACCCGTGGTGAAGTCAAGGGCTCGAACAAAAAGCTCTGGAAACAAAAAGGCACAGGCCGCGCCCGTGCAGGCACTACCAAAAACCCCGTGTGGCGTGGTGGTGGAATCGTTTTCGGTCCCCGTCCCCGCTCATACGCTAAAACTGTCAACAAGGGAACACGCAAGCTTGCGCTTCGCAAAGTCCTTGGTGACATGATCAGTGCCGAGTGCGTCATCTCTGTCCCAAGCTTCTCCGTCGAAGACGGCAAGACCAAGTCATTCGTTGCCGCTGTCAAGGCTCTCACCGAGGCCCGTAACGTCCTCGTTGTCGCTGAAAGCTTCGACGATAAAACCTACCTGGCCGGTCGTAACGTTCAGAACGTTCTGCTCATCACCGCTTCAGAAATGAACATCGAGCAGCTTCTCCGCGCCGACACCGTCATCCTCGTGGAGGACGCCTACGAAACCCTCGCACGCCGTACTGCCTAA
- the rplC gene encoding 50S ribosomal protein L3, producing the protein MALGLLGKKVGMTRVFDVEAGTSIPVTVIDVAGNEFLQVKTTETDGYSAVQVGYDDQKEFRLNLPKRGHFNKFGASPKKLVKEFRFESDADLPDTKAAHPGAELFEAGQWVDAIGTTKGKGFQGVVKRYNFSGQPDSHGHMMHRRPGGVGAGTWPGRIWKNKKMPGRHGVYNRTIQNLKIVQVRPEDNVILVSGAVPGHKGAYVVIRPAVKKTAK; encoded by the coding sequence ATGGCACTAGGACTACTAGGAAAGAAAGTCGGCATGACTCGCGTCTTCGACGTAGAGGCCGGCACCTCCATCCCCGTCACCGTCATCGACGTTGCTGGTAACGAGTTTCTCCAGGTCAAAACCACCGAGACGGACGGCTACTCCGCCGTCCAGGTTGGCTATGACGACCAGAAGGAATTCCGCCTCAACCTCCCTAAGCGCGGTCACTTCAACAAGTTTGGCGCATCACCGAAGAAGCTCGTTAAAGAATTCCGTTTCGAGAGCGACGCCGATCTCCCTGACACAAAAGCAGCCCACCCGGGTGCTGAGCTTTTCGAAGCCGGCCAGTGGGTGGATGCAATCGGAACCACCAAGGGTAAAGGTTTCCAGGGCGTTGTTAAGCGTTACAATTTCTCCGGACAGCCTGACTCCCACGGCCACATGATGCACCGTCGTCCCGGTGGTGTCGGTGCAGGCACATGGCCCGGCCGTATCTGGAAAAACAAGAAGATGCCAGGTCGTCACGGTGTTTACAACCGCACGATTCAAAACCTCAAAATCGTTCAGGTTCGCCCTGAAGACAATGTGATCCTCGTCTCCGGAGCCGTTCCCGGTCACAAAGGTGCCTACGTCGTCATCCGCCCCGCAGTTAAAAAGACAGCCAAGTAA
- the rpsJ gene encoding 30S ribosomal protein S10, with protein sequence MQQQKIRIRLRAYDHRAIDKSAMEIVETAKRTGAKVAGPIPLPTRIEKFSVNRSVNQNKKSAEQFEIRTHKRMLDIVDPTARTVDELKKLNLPAGVDIAIRI encoded by the coding sequence ATGCAACAGCAGAAAATCAGAATCCGCCTCCGCGCCTATGATCACCGCGCCATCGACAAGTCCGCTATGGAGATCGTCGAGACCGCTAAACGCACAGGAGCCAAAGTCGCTGGCCCCATTCCATTGCCTACCCGCATTGAGAAGTTCAGCGTGAACCGTTCCGTCAACCAGAACAAAAAGTCTGCTGAGCAGTTCGAGATCCGTACGCACAAGCGTATGCTGGATATCGTCGATCCAACAGCACGCACCGTGGACGAGCTCAAAAAGCTCAACCTTCCTGCCGGTGTCGACATCGCCATCCGCATCTGA
- the fusA gene encoding elongation factor G produces MSTNPNHPKRPYPLERTRNIGIAAHIDAGKTTLTERILFYTGMIHRIGEVHDGATVTDHMEQERERGITITSAAVTCEWVQHPNEGVFKLFEGQKQRINIIDTPGHVDFTAEVERSLRVLDGAIVVFCGVAGVQPQTETVWRQADKYRVPRIVFVNKMDRTGANFDNVFREVKKKFGVQAVRILIPIGAEENLTGQIDVVNMKAVIYKDDDAMGSTFDIKDLEGDLLATAESAREELVSILCDCDDLLGEKFLMEEEITTQDIKNALRRATISNKVVPVAGGSAFKNKGVQFLVDSVADYLPSPLDIPAAQGQQADDHEAVVHAETNDNAAFCSLAFKLWADKYVGKLIFFRVYSGTISKGDMVYNPRTRKKERIGRLIKMHADKHEDIETCYSGDIAAIVGLKNVQTGDTLCQEKFDIMLEPPIFPEPVISMAVEPRTVVDQDKMAVALARLSEEDPTFVVKTDEETGQTIISGMGELHLEVIVDRMKREFKVECGVGKPQIAYRETITKAASGEGKLVKQSGGRGQYGHVILDVAPGEKGKGLTIDNLVVGGAIPKEFINAVLAGVRTSMTNGVIAGYPVVDVHVNITDGSYHDVDSNENAFKMAAILGMRDAFQKAGPILLEPVMEVEVTTPEECQGDIMGDLNRRRGQIQEIENKPTHAVLRAVVPLAQMFGYSTAVRTLSSGRADYTMKPSSFEQVPQAVVDALTNDYAYAS; encoded by the coding sequence ATGAGCACGAATCCCAATCATCCCAAACGCCCATATCCTCTGGAGCGTACGCGGAATATTGGGATTGCTGCGCACATTGACGCCGGCAAGACCACGCTCACCGAGCGGATTCTGTTTTACACCGGCATGATCCACCGGATCGGGGAGGTGCATGACGGAGCCACGGTCACCGACCACATGGAGCAAGAGCGCGAGCGTGGTATCACCATCACCTCTGCTGCCGTTACCTGCGAGTGGGTCCAGCATCCTAACGAGGGGGTATTCAAACTCTTCGAAGGCCAGAAACAGCGTATCAACATCATCGACACTCCCGGCCACGTGGACTTCACCGCCGAAGTCGAGCGCTCCCTGCGCGTTCTCGACGGAGCCATCGTTGTCTTTTGCGGTGTCGCCGGAGTACAACCGCAAACCGAAACCGTTTGGCGTCAAGCCGATAAATACCGTGTTCCACGTATCGTGTTTGTCAACAAGATGGATCGCACCGGCGCCAACTTTGATAACGTCTTTCGTGAAGTTAAGAAAAAGTTCGGTGTCCAGGCAGTCCGCATACTCATCCCGATCGGTGCCGAGGAAAACCTGACCGGTCAGATCGACGTGGTGAACATGAAAGCCGTCATTTATAAGGATGACGATGCCATGGGGTCCACCTTTGATATTAAAGACCTTGAAGGCGATCTCCTCGCGACAGCTGAATCAGCTCGTGAGGAACTGGTGTCGATTCTCTGTGATTGCGACGATTTGCTGGGGGAGAAATTCCTCATGGAAGAGGAAATCACCACACAAGATATCAAAAACGCTCTCCGCCGGGCCACCATTTCCAACAAGGTTGTGCCGGTCGCCGGAGGTTCTGCTTTCAAGAACAAAGGTGTCCAGTTCCTGGTGGATTCCGTAGCCGATTACCTGCCAAGCCCTCTCGATATTCCCGCTGCCCAAGGCCAGCAGGCTGATGACCACGAGGCGGTGGTCCACGCTGAGACCAACGACAACGCCGCCTTCTGCTCACTGGCCTTCAAATTGTGGGCAGACAAATATGTCGGCAAGCTGATCTTTTTCCGCGTCTACTCAGGCACCATCTCCAAGGGGGATATGGTCTACAACCCACGCACCCGTAAAAAAGAGCGCATCGGTCGCCTGATCAAGATGCACGCCGACAAACACGAGGACATCGAGACCTGCTACTCCGGCGACATCGCCGCCATCGTCGGCCTCAAGAATGTCCAGACCGGTGATACACTTTGCCAGGAAAAGTTCGACATCATGCTCGAGCCGCCAATTTTCCCCGAACCCGTCATCTCCATGGCTGTGGAGCCCAGGACTGTGGTGGATCAGGATAAGATGGCCGTTGCCCTTGCCCGCCTCTCCGAAGAAGACCCCACTTTTGTTGTGAAAACCGACGAGGAAACCGGCCAGACCATTATTTCCGGCATGGGAGAACTTCACCTCGAAGTCATCGTCGACCGCATGAAGCGCGAGTTCAAGGTCGAGTGCGGTGTGGGCAAACCCCAGATTGCCTACCGCGAAACCATCACAAAAGCCGCTAGCGGCGAGGGTAAACTCGTCAAGCAGTCCGGCGGCCGCGGCCAATACGGACACGTCATCCTCGATGTCGCTCCCGGCGAAAAAGGCAAGGGCCTCACCATCGACAACCTGGTCGTCGGGGGTGCCATTCCCAAAGAATTTATCAACGCTGTGCTGGCCGGGGTGCGCACATCCATGACCAACGGCGTCATCGCGGGATACCCCGTGGTCGATGTCCACGTCAATATCACCGATGGCTCATACCACGATGTCGATTCTAACGAGAATGCATTCAAAATGGCAGCCATCCTGGGTATGAGGGATGCCTTCCAGAAAGCCGGTCCCATTCTTCTCGAACCCGTCATGGAGGTCGAAGTCACCACTCCTGAAGAATGCCAAGGCGACATCATGGGCGACTTGAACCGCCGCCGTGGCCAGATCCAGGAAATCGAGAACAAACCCACCCACGCGGTGCTCAGGGCCGTGGTGCCCCTTGCGCAGATGTTCGGCTACTCCACAGCCGTCAGAACCCTTTCCAGTGGTCGTGCCGACTACACCATGAAACCATCCAGCTTTGAGCAAGTCCCACAAGCCGTTGTGGACGCCCTCACCAATGACTACGCATACGCTAGCTAA
- the rpsG gene encoding 30S ribosomal protein S7 produces the protein MARRKKVYNRPETRDPRYDSPVVGKLISKVMRDGKRSLSERIVYAAIDKANEGTDTVDPLEVVTRALENAKPRVEVKSRRVGGATYQVPLEVDAGRSESLAMRWLVNFARSKKGTPMHVALSNEIKDAANNQGNAVRKRDDMHKMAQANRAFAHFRW, from the coding sequence ATGGCTCGCCGTAAAAAAGTCTATAACCGCCCCGAAACCCGGGACCCCCGCTACGATAGCCCCGTAGTCGGAAAGCTCATCAGCAAGGTCATGCGTGACGGAAAGCGTTCTCTCTCGGAGCGCATTGTCTACGCCGCCATCGATAAAGCCAACGAAGGAACCGACACTGTCGATCCTCTCGAGGTGGTGACCCGCGCCCTTGAGAATGCCAAACCACGCGTCGAGGTGAAAAGCCGCCGCGTCGGTGGTGCTACCTACCAGGTCCCTCTCGAAGTGGATGCCGGTCGCTCGGAATCCCTCGCCATGCGCTGGCTCGTCAATTTTGCCCGCAGCAAAAAAGGCACCCCTATGCACGTTGCGCTCTCCAACGAGATCAAAGACGCTGCCAACAACCAGGGCAATGCCGTTCGCAAACGCGACGATATGCACAAGATGGCCCAAGCCAACCGCGCCTTCGCACACTTCCGCTGGTAA
- a CDS encoding 30S ribosomal protein S12 yields the protein MPTINQLVRKGRKTPVTKSKSRALNSCPQRRGVCLQVMTRTPKKPNSALRKVAKVRLTNGQEVIAYIGGEGHNLQEHSIVLVRGGRVKDLPGVRYHIVRGALDTLGVDKRAQARSKYGTKRPKK from the coding sequence ATGCCTACAATTAACCAGCTCGTCCGCAAAGGACGCAAAACGCCAGTGACCAAGTCCAAGTCACGTGCCCTAAACAGCTGCCCGCAACGCCGTGGCGTCTGTCTTCAGGTCATGACCCGCACGCCCAAGAAGCCTAACTCCGCTCTCCGTAAGGTGGCCAAGGTTCGTCTTACCAATGGCCAGGAGGTCATCGCCTATATTGGTGGTGAGGGACACAACCTTCAGGAACACTCCATCGTGCTCGTTCGCGGTGGTAGGGTGAAGGACCTTCCAGGTGTTCGTTATCACATCGTCCGTGGCGCCCTCGATACCCTCGGCGTTGATAAGCGTGCCCAGGCACGTTCCAAGTACGGAACCAAGCGTCCGAAGAAGTAA
- a CDS encoding elongation factor G, whose protein sequence is MSDLSLYRNIGIFAHVDAGKTTTTERILKLTGKIHKLGEVHEGESTTDFMEQEAERGITIQSAAVSCFWPGSSNQWGKTPYRFNVIDTPGHVDFTVEVYRSLKVLDGGIGVFCGSGGVEPQSETNWRYANDSKVARVIFVNKLDRTGADFYRVVGQIKNILAAKPLVMVLPIGIEDNMVGVVDLLTRKAWVWDETGQPENYSIQDIPADMVDKVEEYRAQLIETAVEQDDEIMMEYLEGNEPSIEDLKKCIRKGTIALDFFPTYCGSAFKNKGVQVLLDAVVDYLPSPTEVPPQPEVDPEGNDTGKFAIVDPNGPLRALAFKIMDDQYGALTFTRVYSGKLEKGATILNSFTGKTERIGRIVEMSADDRIELDGAQAGDIVALVGLKNVQTGHTLCDKDNPATLEPMVFPDPVISIAVAPVDKANAEKLGTAIGKMVKEDPTFVVETDQDSGETILKGMGELHLDIKVDILKRTHKVEVIVGKPQVAYRETITKRVEDSYTHKKQSGGSGQYGKIDYIIEPLDPEAGVDFEFESKVVGGNVPKEYWPAIEKGFKTSKDVGVLAGFPCLNFKVTLVDGAQHAVDSSAIAFEIAAKAAYRQTIPKAGPQILEPIMKLDVFTPEDNVGDVIGDLNRRRGMIKEQEVTPTGIRVKADAPLSDMFGYIGDLRTMTSGRGQFSMEFSHYAPCPKNVSDEVIAEVKKREEEKRK, encoded by the coding sequence ATGTCAGACCTCTCTCTCTATAGAAACATCGGTATCTTCGCCCACGTGGACGCCGGTAAAACCACCACCACAGAACGCATTCTCAAACTCACGGGGAAAATCCACAAACTCGGTGAAGTCCATGAAGGTGAATCCACCACCGACTTCATGGAGCAGGAGGCAGAGCGAGGCATCACCATCCAGTCCGCTGCGGTCAGTTGTTTCTGGCCAGGCAGTTCGAACCAGTGGGGCAAAACCCCCTACCGCTTCAATGTCATTGACACTCCCGGCCACGTTGATTTCACCGTGGAAGTGTACCGTTCCCTCAAAGTCCTTGACGGCGGCATCGGCGTTTTCTGTGGCTCCGGCGGTGTCGAGCCCCAGTCCGAGACAAACTGGCGCTACGCAAACGACTCCAAGGTCGCACGTGTCATCTTCGTCAACAAGCTCGACCGCACAGGAGCCGATTTCTACCGCGTGGTTGGCCAAATCAAAAACATACTCGCCGCCAAACCCCTGGTGATGGTTCTCCCTATCGGCATCGAGGACAACATGGTCGGGGTGGTCGACCTGCTCACCCGCAAGGCCTGGGTCTGGGATGAAACCGGCCAGCCAGAAAACTACAGCATCCAGGACATCCCCGCCGACATGGTGGACAAGGTCGAGGAATACCGCGCCCAGCTCATCGAGACCGCGGTGGAACAGGATGACGAAATAATGATGGAATACCTCGAAGGCAACGAGCCAAGCATCGAGGACCTCAAGAAGTGCATCCGCAAGGGCACCATCGCCCTGGATTTCTTCCCCACCTACTGCGGCTCCGCCTTCAAAAACAAGGGCGTCCAAGTCCTGCTCGACGCCGTGGTCGACTACCTCCCCTCACCGACCGAAGTCCCGCCTCAGCCCGAGGTCGACCCGGAAGGCAACGACACGGGTAAATTCGCCATCGTCGACCCCAACGGCCCGCTCCGTGCCCTTGCATTCAAGATCATGGACGACCAGTATGGCGCGCTTACATTCACCCGTGTTTACTCCGGCAAACTCGAAAAAGGCGCCACCATCCTCAACTCCTTCACCGGCAAGACCGAGCGTATCGGCCGTATCGTTGAAATGAGTGCCGATGACCGTATCGAACTTGATGGTGCCCAGGCTGGCGACATTGTAGCCCTCGTAGGCCTCAAAAACGTGCAGACCGGTCACACTCTCTGCGACAAGGACAATCCCGCGACCCTCGAGCCCATGGTGTTCCCGGACCCTGTGATCTCCATCGCCGTTGCACCGGTTGACAAAGCCAACGCTGAAAAACTCGGCACCGCCATCGGCAAGATGGTCAAGGAGGACCCGACATTCGTTGTGGAAACCGACCAGGACTCCGGCGAGACCATCCTCAAGGGCATGGGCGAGCTTCACCTCGATATCAAGGTGGACATCCTGAAACGCACCCACAAGGTCGAGGTCATCGTCGGGAAACCGCAGGTTGCCTACCGTGAAACCATCACCAAGCGCGTTGAAGACTCCTACACCCACAAGAAACAGTCCGGTGGCTCCGGTCAGTATGGTAAGATCGACTACATCATTGAGCCGCTCGATCCGGAAGCAGGCGTCGATTTTGAATTCGAATCCAAAGTGGTTGGTGGTAACGTTCCCAAGGAATACTGGCCTGCCATTGAAAAAGGCTTCAAGACGTCCAAGGACGTTGGTGTTCTCGCCGGCTTCCCCTGCCTGAACTTCAAGGTGACCCTGGTCGACGGTGCCCAGCACGCAGTGGACTCCTCCGCAATCGCGTTCGAGATCGCCGCCAAGGCCGCTTATCGCCAGACCATTCCCAAGGCCGGCCCCCAGATCCTTGAGCCGATCATGAAACTCGACGTCTTCACTCCCGAGGACAACGTCGGTGACGTCATCGGTGACCTGAACCGCCGTCGCGGTATGATCAAGGAGCAGGAGGTCACGCCCACCGGTATCCGCGTGAAGGCGGACGCCCCGCTGAGCGACATGTTCGGCTACATCGGCGACCTGCGCACCATGACCTCCGGTCGTGGCCAGTTCTCCATGGAGTTCTCCCACTACGCGCCTTGTCCGAAGAACGTGTCCGACGAGGTCATCGCCGAGGTCAAGAAACGCGAGGAGGAAAAGAGGAAGTAA
- a CDS encoding GNAT family N-acetyltransferase: MSWGDVRGLLQYVPQFRGKVFVMVVDAPVPALAETMLDLVTLQNIGVQLVIGSTVHSTDDLLDRAAEVELSVEEVSDLCSPGPITATIKRGQVAIADLTGENPLSDTVAGFAHSIGAKKLILLRGAGDSLPTGAIRAADVSDAQPQVLRSAAAACLSGIPRVHVLDGSVPGVLLSELFSNEGVGTMVYADSYRTIRPLREEDIVELLGMIGRSVRNAHLVPRDFAAVAKRINDYSVMDIDGNVVGSVALYRYPGENTAEVACLYVKQAHEGLGYARELVHYAEQQASRENIPRVFALTNRAAGFFQQLGYSEQSADQIPPSRHQQLLASGRDSRVFGKLLK, from the coding sequence ATGTCCTGGGGAGATGTCAGAGGTCTTTTGCAATATGTGCCACAATTCCGTGGCAAGGTATTTGTCATGGTGGTGGATGCTCCCGTGCCCGCGCTCGCGGAAACGATGCTCGATCTCGTCACCCTTCAGAACATCGGTGTGCAACTCGTGATCGGCAGTACGGTCCATAGTACGGACGACCTGTTGGACCGGGCCGCCGAGGTGGAGCTGAGTGTGGAAGAGGTTTCCGACCTCTGTTCACCCGGACCGATTACGGCAACCATCAAGCGGGGCCAGGTTGCCATAGCCGATCTTACCGGGGAAAATCCCTTGTCTGACACGGTGGCCGGGTTTGCCCATTCCATCGGTGCTAAAAAGCTCATCCTGCTCCGCGGGGCGGGGGACTCGCTACCCACGGGGGCGATTCGCGCCGCTGATGTCTCGGACGCCCAGCCCCAGGTGCTGCGCTCAGCCGCAGCGGCCTGCCTGTCGGGAATACCGCGTGTGCATGTACTCGATGGCAGTGTCCCCGGGGTCCTGCTCAGCGAGCTGTTTTCCAACGAAGGTGTGGGCACCATGGTGTACGCCGATAGCTATCGCACCATCCGCCCGCTGCGCGAGGAGGATATCGTCGAACTGTTGGGAATGATCGGCCGGTCCGTCAGGAACGCCCATCTCGTACCCCGGGATTTTGCCGCTGTGGCAAAAAGAATCAACGACTACTCGGTGATGGACATCGATGGCAACGTGGTTGGCTCGGTAGCCCTCTACCGCTATCCCGGTGAGAATACGGCGGAGGTCGCCTGCCTCTATGTCAAACAGGCACACGAAGGGCTCGGCTATGCCCGCGAGTTGGTGCATTACGCAGAGCAACAAGCCAGCCGGGAAAACATCCCCCGGGTATTCGCCCTCACCAACCGGGCCGCCGGCTTTTTCCAGCAGCTGGGCTACAGCGAACAATCCGCCGATCAGATCCCGCCAAGCCGTCACCAGCAACTACTCGCCAGTGGCCGCGACTCACGGGTGTTTGGGAAGCTCCTCAAGTAG
- a CDS encoding TonB-dependent receptor: MNTREIPSTYDKALRINLDEEKYGTFAEIGAGQEVANWFFRASGTAGTMAKTISAYDMTMSDAIYGKAERYVSRDRLNAMLEYEYDLLVERLHTKRGGTSCFFSFSNTVRARGYKDTGECHGWLGVRLQLKPGEAPCQILIHIRLLDQENVDQMEALGIIGVNLIYAAFYHREHLSLFVESLMDGLTHDRVEVDMLKFSGEGFKMIDNRLCHLQLVTSGLTDAAMFLPNGEVVQPAEALYKKSIVLLRGSFDPVTNLHLDMLSQTREEFNKFLPADRQANTVELCEISMNNLLRKGAKGEGGEIDHLAFLDRADALQALGKTVLVSRCPEFHRIATYLSRYTTSPIGIVLSIGLLNELFKAKWSKNLAGGILESFGRLFKHELSLYVYPWGNRKSGELVTADNFKTPENLDHLYQHFRENGKIHPIPCGDKGLLKYTGRDIQRMIAEGDETWKSLVPEQAHRSALHLH; the protein is encoded by the coding sequence ATGAATACACGAGAAATCCCCTCAACGTACGATAAAGCACTCCGGATCAACCTCGACGAAGAGAAATACGGAACCTTTGCGGAAATCGGGGCGGGTCAGGAGGTGGCGAACTGGTTTTTCCGGGCTTCCGGAACAGCGGGTACCATGGCAAAAACCATCTCCGCCTATGATATGACCATGAGTGATGCCATTTATGGCAAGGCCGAGCGTTATGTGTCACGTGACCGCCTCAACGCCATGCTCGAGTATGAGTATGACCTGCTGGTGGAACGCTTACATACAAAGCGTGGTGGTACATCCTGTTTTTTCAGTTTCAGTAACACCGTGCGTGCACGCGGCTACAAGGATACCGGCGAGTGCCATGGATGGTTAGGCGTTCGTCTCCAGCTCAAGCCGGGGGAGGCCCCGTGCCAGATACTCATCCATATCCGCCTGCTCGATCAGGAAAACGTTGATCAAATGGAGGCGCTCGGCATCATCGGGGTGAATCTCATCTACGCGGCATTCTATCACCGTGAGCACTTGTCGCTTTTTGTCGAGTCCCTGATGGATGGCCTGACCCATGACCGTGTCGAAGTCGATATGCTCAAGTTCAGTGGCGAGGGATTCAAGATGATAGATAACCGTCTCTGTCACTTGCAACTGGTTACCAGCGGACTAACAGATGCGGCGATGTTCCTTCCTAACGGCGAGGTGGTCCAGCCTGCCGAGGCACTTTATAAAAAATCCATCGTGCTGCTCCGTGGTAGTTTTGACCCGGTCACCAACCTGCACCTTGATATGCTCAGCCAGACGCGCGAGGAGTTTAACAAATTCCTACCCGCAGACAGGCAGGCCAATACCGTGGAACTCTGCGAGATATCGATGAACAACCTGCTGCGCAAAGGAGCAAAAGGGGAGGGCGGTGAAATCGACCACCTGGCATTCCTGGACCGGGCCGATGCCTTGCAAGCGCTTGGCAAAACCGTGCTCGTTTCCCGTTGCCCCGAGTTCCACCGCATCGCCACCTACCTGAGCCGGTACACCACCAGCCCCATCGGCATCGTCCTCAGCATCGGTCTGCTCAATGAGCTCTTCAAGGCCAAGTGGTCGAAGAATCTGGCTGGCGGCATCCTCGAATCCTTCGGCCGGCTGTTCAAACACGAGCTCTCACTCTACGTTTATCCATGGGGAAACAGAAAATCCGGGGAGCTTGTCACGGCGGACAATTTCAAGACCCCTGAAAATCTCGACCACCTCTACCAGCACTTCCGCGAGAACGGCAAGATCCATCCGATTCCGTGTGGCGACAAAGGGCTGCTCAAGTACACCGGACGCGATATCCAGAGAATGATTGCCGAAGGCGACGAAACATGGAAATCCCTCGTCCCCGAACAAGCCCACCGCTCGGCCCTCCACCTCCACTAG